From the genome of Streptococcus marmotae, one region includes:
- a CDS encoding DEAD/DEAH box helicase family protein, which produces MAKIQTSKEIRPKIYAYTTPKNLDNDGWIKIGYTEREVEKRIKEQTHTAHVTTDILWSEKAEYLTEPDKGKTFKDHDFHQFLKFHKVERRPRTEWFYFNGHPDKAKQLFDKFVVHDVSDYQPGQGQEYVLRQEQEEAVAKTAAYMVKHPSGKFLWNAKPRFGKTLATYDLICRTQATNVLIVTNRPAIANSWFDDFETFIAGKTHYKFVSESDSLKDRPVLSRKDYTDYLKSHLDETEELGQIAFLSLQDLKGSIFFGGNYTKLKWVTDTTWDLLVIDEAHEGVDTFKTDTAFQQIKRNFTLHLSGTPFKALAKGDFTAEQIFNWSYADEQKAKSRWLKEVEQENPYENLPQLNMFTYQMSHMIGEQLEDGAQMDGGNIDFAFDLNEFFATNESGQFIYEQAVKNWLDTLSTNEKYPFSTKELRNELKHTFWLLDRVASAKALKTLLEEHPIYENYQIVLAAGDGKMSEDDDRAKLKSLDAVRKAIQSNDKTITLSVGQLTTGVTIPEWSAVLMLSNIKSPALYMQAAFRAQNPHSWTDSKGNHYRKENAYVFDFAPERTLILFDEFANNLSLATVSGGGTSTTREDNIRELLNFFPVIAEDREGKMVEIDAKAVLTIPRQIKAAEVLKRGFMSNLLFDNIAGIFRASQTVLDILDQLPVAENGKVATSSDDDFLDFSHVTVDENGEAVVDTTIVINQQGKLFGEKIYGLGESVSTVLSEVEDPSKANFVTQVTKAVAPVLVDELRAEYGLKSKETKVIETQIKETLDNQVKRHEMERQIAEAHIQEEFKERLHQTEDKTEQENLKADLAEKIIETRQAFKTKLEENLKETVTRLPEALIEQLEVKKVEKARDVAEDEIRGHLRGFARTIPSFIMAYGDEKLNLQNFDTYVPDSVFYEVTGITTEQFRYLRDGGQDFDGHLFDTATFDEAIQEFLRKKAELADYFKDNQEDIFDYIPPQKTNQIFTPKRVVKKMVDDLEKENPGIFDDPDKTFIDLYMKSGLYITEIVKRLYNSEGLISAFPDESHRLKHILEQQVYGFAPTEIIYNIATNFIFGHYAQDISRKNFVLCDTVPAAKEGKIQELVDHYFG; this is translated from the coding sequence ATGGCTAAGATTCAAACTTCAAAAGAAATCAGACCCAAAATCTATGCCTACACCACACCTAAAAATCTTGACAATGATGGGTGGATCAAGATTGGCTATACGGAGCGTGAGGTAGAAAAGCGAATTAAAGAACAAACCCACACGGCGCATGTGACAACCGATATTCTCTGGTCTGAAAAGGCGGAGTATCTGACAGAACCTGATAAAGGGAAGACGTTTAAGGACCATGATTTTCACCAATTTCTCAAGTTTCACAAGGTAGAGCGTCGTCCGAGGACGGAGTGGTTTTATTTTAATGGTCATCCCGATAAAGCCAAGCAGTTATTTGATAAATTCGTCGTGCACGATGTGTCCGATTATCAACCTGGACAGGGACAAGAGTACGTTTTGAGGCAGGAGCAAGAAGAGGCCGTCGCAAAGACTGCAGCCTACATGGTCAAGCACCCTTCTGGCAAGTTTCTCTGGAATGCAAAACCTCGCTTTGGAAAGACCTTAGCTACCTATGATTTGATTTGTCGGACACAGGCGACAAATGTTTTGATTGTGACCAACCGTCCAGCGATTGCCAATTCATGGTTTGATGACTTTGAGACATTTATCGCTGGAAAAACGCATTATAAGTTTGTTTCTGAGTCAGATAGTCTGAAAGACCGTCCTGTATTGAGCCGAAAAGACTATACGGACTATTTAAAATCGCATTTAGATGAAACTGAGGAGCTAGGGCAAATTGCTTTTTTGAGTTTGCAAGATTTGAAAGGCTCAATCTTTTTTGGGGGCAATTACACTAAACTCAAATGGGTAACCGATACGACTTGGGATTTACTGGTTATTGATGAGGCGCATGAAGGAGTTGATACCTTTAAGACAGATACAGCTTTCCAACAGATTAAGAGAAATTTCACCTTGCACTTGTCAGGGACACCATTTAAGGCGTTGGCAAAGGGAGATTTCACTGCTGAACAAATTTTCAATTGGTCTTATGCAGATGAACAGAAAGCCAAAAGTAGGTGGTTAAAAGAAGTCGAGCAAGAAAACCCCTATGAAAATCTGCCTCAACTCAATATGTTTACCTACCAGATGTCACATATGATTGGTGAGCAATTAGAAGACGGAGCGCAGATGGATGGTGGCAACATTGATTTTGCCTTTGATTTAAATGAGTTTTTTGCGACCAATGAATCCGGTCAGTTTATCTATGAGCAAGCCGTTAAAAATTGGTTAGATACCCTGAGTACGAACGAAAAATATCCATTTTCAACTAAAGAACTGAGAAATGAGCTAAAGCATACCTTTTGGCTCTTAGACCGTGTCGCTTCTGCAAAGGCTCTAAAGACATTATTGGAAGAGCATCCCATTTATGAAAACTATCAGATTGTCTTAGCAGCTGGAGATGGGAAAATGTCAGAAGATGATGACCGTGCCAAGTTGAAATCATTAGACGCAGTGCGCAAGGCTATTCAATCAAATGACAAGACGATTACCCTATCTGTGGGGCAATTAACGACTGGTGTGACGATTCCAGAATGGTCAGCTGTTCTAATGTTGTCGAATATCAAGTCACCAGCTCTCTACATGCAGGCAGCCTTTCGGGCTCAAAATCCTCATAGCTGGACAGATAGCAAGGGCAATCATTACCGTAAAGAAAATGCCTATGTCTTTGACTTTGCCCCTGAGCGCACCCTGATTCTCTTTGATGAGTTTGCGAATAACTTGTCCTTAGCGACAGTATCCGGTGGAGGGACAAGTACCACTAGAGAAGATAATATCCGCGAACTCTTGAATTTCTTCCCAGTTATCGCTGAAGACCGAGAAGGGAAGATGGTTGAAATTGATGCTAAGGCTGTTCTCACGATCCCTCGCCAGATTAAGGCGGCAGAAGTTCTCAAACGAGGCTTTATGTCTAATCTCCTTTTTGATAACATTGCAGGTATTTTTAGAGCGTCTCAAACGGTTCTTGATATTTTGGACCAATTACCAGTTGCTGAAAATGGGAAAGTGGCTACTAGTTCAGACGACGACTTTTTAGACTTTTCGCATGTTACCGTCGATGAAAATGGAGAAGCGGTAGTCGATACGACGATTGTCATCAACCAGCAAGGAAAACTATTTGGTGAAAAGATCTATGGCCTAGGAGAATCTGTATCCACTGTACTGTCAGAAGTAGAAGATCCTTCTAAAGCTAATTTCGTTACGCAAGTAACCAAGGCTGTAGCCCCTGTTTTGGTGGATGAACTAAGAGCTGAGTATGGATTGAAATCGAAAGAAACAAAGGTGATAGAGACTCAGATCAAGGAAACTCTGGACAATCAAGTGAAGCGTCATGAGATGGAGCGCCAAATTGCTGAAGCACATATTCAAGAAGAATTTAAAGAACGCCTTCATCAGACAGAAGATAAAACGGAGCAAGAAAATTTAAAAGCCGACCTTGCCGAAAAAATAATCGAAACAAGGCAGGCCTTTAAGACGAAGCTGGAAGAAAATCTGAAAGAAACAGTCACTCGATTACCAGAAGCTTTAATTGAACAACTAGAGGTTAAGAAGGTAGAAAAAGCTAGGGATGTAGCAGAAGATGAAATTCGTGGACATTTGCGAGGATTTGCAAGAACAATTCCTAGTTTCATCATGGCCTATGGTGATGAGAAACTCAATTTGCAGAATTTCGATACCTATGTTCCTGATTCTGTCTTTTACGAAGTGACAGGCATCACGACAGAACAGTTTCGTTATCTGCGAGATGGAGGTCAGGATTTTGATGGACATCTTTTTGATACTGCAACATTTGATGAAGCCATTCAGGAATTTCTTCGTAAAAAAGCAGAGCTAGCAGATTATTTCAAAGATAATCAGGAGGATATTTTTGACTATATTCCTCCTCAAAAGACCAATCAAATCTTTACCCCAAAACGTGTGGTAAAGAAGATGGTGGATGACCTCGAAAAAGAAAATCCAGGGATCTTTGATGACCCAGACAAGACTTTTATAGACCTCTACATGAAATCTGGGCTCTATATTACTGAAATTGTGAAACGATTGTATAATAGCGAGGGCTTGATTTCTGCCTTTCCAGATGAATCCCATCGCTTAAAGCATATCTTAGAACAGCAAGTTTACGGATTCGCACCGACTGAAATTATCTATAATATTGCAACCAATTTTATCTTTGGTCATTATGCACAGGATATTAGTCGGAAGAATTTTGTACTATGTGACACAGTTCCAGCAGCGAAGGAAGGAAAGATCCAAGAATTAGTGGATCACTATTTTGGATAG